ccctctactcctttcctatccaaggatctgcccaaacaccttttaagtgttgtaattgtacctgcctccatcaccacctctggcagctcgttccagacattcaccaccctctgtgttgggggaaaactcacccctcaggtctcctttaactttctcccctctctccttaaacctgtgccctctagttctggactcccctaccctgggaaaaagactgcgtctACCCTGGCtatgccccctcataattttatgagcctctataaggtcacccctcaccctcctatgCCTGAGTTGTGACCAGGTTAAAATGGCAgggtatttagaacatagaacagtacagtacaggaacaggcccttcggcccacagtgttgtgccaaactaattaaactagtaattaaaagcctaacgaaactaatcccttctgcctacacaatgtcagtatcccccccattctctgcacattcatgtgcctatctaagagcctcttaaacgcctctgtcatatctgcctccaccaccacccctggcagcgcattccaggcacccagctaTACTTCCATGGGACATTATTGCCTCGGGCAGAAGGCAGGGAATGGGAAGCTGAACAAAGTCCCGGGAGCTGGGCAGGACTGGAAATGTAAAGCAGAAAGTTAATGAAAGTGGTTGAAAGGGAAAGCAAACattaaagaaaatactgaaaagacGGCTGGCTGTGCTTAATGAGTTGTACCTAAATGCAAAGAATATAGTGACTAAGGCAGAGCACTGATAGGTGTGGGTTTATGATACTATAATATCTTGTTTAGTGATGCAGGATTTAAAGCTTAATGTTCCTGAAAAGGGGCTTTCAAACAAGAAAGGAATTGGCAGTATTGGGTGAAAATAGTGGAGAGGAGGGATATGTGTCAGAATCATCAGTTGAGGCTTTATAGGTTGTATGGAAGACAGTCTGAGCGAGAAAGAAAAGCACATTTGACAGCAAATTTTTAACTAGCATTGGGGTAGTAACAGTGGGAGGTTTCAGTTACTTGAATATTAACAGGAGTGGGTTTGATCTAAAAGTACAGAGTGCAGAATTCCTAAATTCATTCAGGAGAACTTTATTAGGCAGGTAGGACGGTTGCAATTTGGGACTTAGTTTTAAGAACTGAAGGTGGACAGAGGGGAAGATTATTTCTGTCGTGCTGTTCGTACCTACACTTCAGTTGAACTGAATTGTGGAAAAGGGTGCAATAAAACGGCAAAAGTTCTAacttggagtaaggccaattttacaCAACTGAGAGGTGATTTAATAAAAACAGACGGGAAGTGGTTTCCTTACGATCTCTAGGCAGGAGAGACATTTAAGGAGATTCAAGGGATCTGGGGTAAACATGTTCCCACAGAGATACAGGGTGGGACTGCTAAATCTTACTCTCTGGATGACTGGGTAGAATAAGGCTACAAGGGACCTGTATGTCGGACACTGAGAGAGCAGCAGGAAGTCTGGATGGGTAGAGAAACTGTCAAGTGAAATTACAACAGAAGTTAGAAAAAAACCAAGTGACTGAAAAATATATtggcaaataaaatcaaagaaaatccaaagttaTTTTCTGTGCCCAAGGATAGCTGAGGGAAGTGTCCAAACAGATAACGTGTGGGGGAGTGGAGGATATGGATAGTAGGACTTATTGATGAGGAGATTGAAATGCTTCATGGAATGGTTTCCTTTGTTCACCACGATTTATAATCTAAGAGCAGTGATATGGTGCTTGAACACCAGGTCTCCCATACCCTCACTGTCTGTGGCCTGCCTTGTGCTGACTCCTAATCCCTGTCACGCAAAGGCAGGACCTAATCAGGGTGGTGAGTGGAGCTCCAGTGatgcgggttcaatcctgaccttgggtgccggGGGTCGCAAAGtcctggagtcacacagcacagaaacaggccgaacTCACCCAAACTGACAAAGGTGCCttcctaagccagtcccattcgcctgcatttaGCCagtgtccctctaaatctttcctgttcatgtatctatccaaatgctttttaaaattgtaactacacccacctctaccaccccctctggcagctcgttctgtataccctctgtgtggaaaaacctggcCCTCTGGTCAtctctaaatcttttccctctcaccttaaaactgtgcccctTAATTTAGACtatcctaccctgggaaaaagactgtggccattcacttatctatgcccctcgtggttttataaatcagaatcagatttattatccctgACTTGTACGTTgtaaaattagttgttttgcagcagtggtacagtgcaaagacataaaattactataaatcacaaaataaataaatagtgcaaaaagaaaagaataacgaggtagtgtccatggaccattcagaaatctctatacggtcacccctcagcctcctacgctccagggaaaacagtcccaacctattcagtcTCCCCTGTTAACTCGAGCCCTCAGTCTCAGTACATCCttgtaatcttttctgcaccctctctagcttaatcgcatCTTTTCTGTAGTATGGGGgcctgaactgcacacagtactccaggggtgtcagtgtggagtttgcacgctctcacCATGACAGCAGGACCTTCTcctgggggctccagtttcctcccacgtcccaaagatgtggaggttggtaggttagttggctgctgtaaacttctgtttgtgtaggtgagtggtgaacTGTGGAAGGGGTGgctgagaacgtggggagaatgaaacaggATTAGTGAGACTGgatgcttggtggttggcacTGACGACGGGCCAAGGGGCTTATTTCAGTGTTGTAATACTCATGAAAAGCTCcatcattttcaaatccctctgaatCCTTGCCTCATCTCTGTAAACAGTTTCAACCCTCATGGTTCCCAACATCTCCCATTCTAGGGTCTTGCACAGTCCAGGTTTCCTACCATTAGTAGCCCTGCCTTCAGCTGTTGAAGTCCAAAGCCCTGGAATTCACCCCAAACACTCTCCCCTTTCCTCTTAAATACTCCCTGAAACCTATCTTTCTGATcatgcttttggtcatctgcctcaAAGTACCCCTGTGCTATGCCTTGGGGTGTTTTGCTGTGTTAACGATACCATACAGATGTGATGCCCACACTGATCTTTGTGGCCAAGTGGTGTTTAAAGTCGGTATTGATTTGCTGTCCGTCTGTTGTTTGACATTGGTGCTGTTGTATCTTTATATTGGAAATGCATCTTCTTCAAAGGGGGATATCTGAGGGGCTATCAATCTCTTAACTGGCACAAGGTATCCCAGATATTCAGGTTGGAAACTTAATTTCAATCAAAAAGCACTTTTGCTGTTGTTCGAAAAATCTTCAAGAATTTAATTGAGCTACTGAAAGGCTGGATGGGTTAAACGTTGGAATTGTCTTGTCTGTTAGAAGAATCATTTCATTTAAATGTTCCAATCAAGTTCAAGTGGTCGTTCAGTGAAATCTGGAGGTGCTTGTTCACCTTGGCCACTTCTAACCCTTAGAACACTTAACACATTCAGATTgtgtttccctttcataaaaattGTATTTCCCTATGAGGTGGAAGGAGGACATTCATCCTATCAAGTATTTGCTAGCTGTCTGAGAAATCCCATCCCATACTTGTCTCTCTGGAACCAGTTCTCTCTCACATcagctccccctctccctccccccagattctcctcccacccacctacgtTCAGAGGaatttacagtagcaaattaaccCATCAGCCAGCaggtctttaggatatgggagggcGGGAAATCAAAATGGGAATCTGAGGTCTTCTGAGACCAGGTGATTGGATGAGTCATTTTTTGACTTGTAAGAAACTTGTGTTCTGACCATTTCTTAGACCACTGTTGAAACCTCCAGTCGTTTTGTTGAGCAGCCAATGTCCTGGGAATGATACCTTGGGGTTTTATGCAGTgccttacatttttttttggtgaTGCTACATACAGAAGGAAAGGCACTTTCCTCCCTTGAGTACAGGTATCGCACTTTCACTCACCTTCCTGTATGGACTCTCAGGGTTTGGTGACCTTGGTTAGAGTGAGGAGAATCAGGAGAAGGGAGAATTGAActctattttattttcaattaagtATTTTTCTTCACTTGACGTTTGCTGAAGAATAATCTAATAGCATATGTGTATATTTTCTTCCAAACAAGACTCAACAGTGCAAAAGTAaaatgctgcaggtgctggaactctgaaatcaaaacggaaaatgctagaaagctcagcaggccaggcagtatctgtgggtaTAGAaatagttaatacttcaggtctgtGACCGTTCATCATATCTGATCTGATATGAAAGGCCATCGACCTGCAAGTTGACTCTCttgctttcttcacagatgctgcctgacctgcagagtattttttattccAGTATCTCTATTTCCATTTATAGGGAGTAAATTTTCTCTAATGATCCAACGAGCAAAGGAAACAGaacaattttacacacttctttAATGTTATCCCACtggttttgtttaaaacaaacaaGTCAGATTTGCTGGGATCTCATGTGACCTGACATGGGTTTAAGTTGATCCAAAAACCGGCAGATTTAATTGCAGTGCTGTCTGTCTGTTGCAATAGATCTGGAGGGAACTGTTTTCACCACTCCACGCCCTCAACTTTGGCATTGGTGGAGATACCACGCGGCACGTTCTGTGGAGGCTGGAGAATGGCGAACTGGAAAACATTAAACCCAAGGTAAGGGGGGAGAGAAATGATCCCAACCAGTCTAAACCAATCTGCAAGCGCGTGAAATTATACTGAAGAGTTCAACTCCTTTTGAGCTGCATTACTGCCTTAAAGGTGCATTACCCAAGCTGCTCAATTGCAAACATATTGGTTTATAGTATTAACGTCTGTTAGGGAAGAAACTTTGaagtccttacctggtctggcatATTAGTGACTCCTAGCCCaccaatgtcatagagtcatacagcatgcaaacgggcccttcagcccaactcgtccatgttaaccaagatgcccatctaagctagtcccatttgaccataCCCCTCCAAATCTGTcatatccatgtatctatccaatgtggttgactcttaatttgggggcaattagggatggacaataaaagctGGTGTTGCTGATGAAGTCCGTATCCTGCAAATTCTGCATCGTTattgtttccttttgtaccaTCTTGATGTActcgtgtatggaatgatctgtctggatggcatgtaaatgaaagcttttcactgtatcctggtacatgtgacaataatattccatttACCAAATAAAAAAAGTTTAATCTGTATTTGGACCTTGGGGTTCTTGAGATCATTACAGTGTTTGTAGAAAATAACTAAGCTGAATGTTGGAACTTAGTCCAAATCCAAACTGCTTCCAGGTGATCGTCCTGTGGGTGGGGACCAACAATCACGAACACACGGCTGAGGAGGTAGTCGGTGGGATTGAGGCCATTGTACAGCTCATTAATGGACGCCAACCCCAGGCTAAGGTGGTGGTTTTGGTAAGTGTGTGTTTCATTCCGTGCGAAACCTGCTTTTCTTTTGCCTTCATTAACTAACCTTTCCTCGAGCGGGGATGGTCTGTGCACTGTATAAATGCCTGCCTTGTGGTGATGTCCTCTGTCAGAGCCTCCTGCCTCGAGGAGAGAAGCCCAATCCGCTGCGGGAGAAGAACGCACAGGTAAACTTGTTGCTGAAGAGGTCCCTCGTGAAGTTCCCCAAAATGCAGTTCCTGAACGTCGACGCAGACTTTGTGCACTCCGACGGCACGATCTCCCACCACGACATGTTCGATTACTTGCACCTCACCCAGATCGGCTATGCCAAAGTCTGCAAACCTGTCTACGAACTGCTCATTCAGCTGCTAGAGGAGACACCCGAGGAGAAGCAAGCCACCCTGGCATGATTGGATAATAAATCCTTAGTTTGTCATCACTGGGATCTGAGCAGAGCCATCTATAGAATCCTGCAACAATCTTGCCTGGAACACCCAAGTTAAAGGCACTTTTGTTTGTATCATAATTTGGTGTAGGATTCCCTCCAAATTGGATGCATTAATTTTCCACAGCAAAGCAGTCCATTCATTAGGCCACAATGCAGCTAATACATTGTTCTTTCACTGTCATTAGGCAGAATGTCTTTCCTATTAAACGCAGTGTGTGTCTGCAGTAATTAGCCAGTGGTTTGCAGATATTAGAAATACACACTTATGGCTCTCATTGATTTTATAGCTGATGTGAAGCAATGGGCTTGCGTACAGCCAACTCTCTTTTAAACATAGAGCAACCAGAgtagttaaaatattttttttggtaTGGTCCAGATATCCTGTAGCTGACCCTTGATGGATTTTTGCACCACTGGGTGTCAGTCGTCTACAGTACTTTGTAAGTACTGCCTTGTGGGGTCAGGAGACATCTAGTGGTAATGAATGGAATACATGAGGCTGCTTCACCATTTTGGACATTGACCTTGTTGTCTGCGTCATGTAACAAAATATGACACTGAGTtgctttatattttcatttccaaGTTCTTAACATGTCACA
Above is a genomic segment from Pristis pectinata isolate sPriPec2 chromosome 27, sPriPec2.1.pri, whole genome shotgun sequence containing:
- the LOC127583738 gene encoding platelet-activating factor acetylhydrolase IB subunit alpha2-like, with protein sequence MSQEEFNSAAVPLCAEDVQGDGRWKSLHSRFVSDCKDKEPDVLFVGDSMVQLLQQYEIWRELFSPLHALNFGIGGDTTRHVLWRLENGELENIKPKVIVLWVGTNNHEHTAEEVVGGIEAIVQLINGRQPQAKVVVLSLLPRGEKPNPLREKNAQVNLLLKRSLVKFPKMQFLNVDADFVHSDGTISHHDMFDYLHLTQIGYAKVCKPVYELLIQLLEETPEEKQATLA